A window from Microcoleus sp. FACHB-831 encodes these proteins:
- the truB gene encoding tRNA pseudouridine(55) synthase TruB has protein sequence MEGFLNLNKPFGITSHDCVARSRRLLRLKRVGHGGTLDPAATGVLPIALGKATRLLQYLRGDKAYRATIRLGVATTTDDLQGEIITSNPVTGLSLEEVKQALGQFEGKIQQVPPNYSAIQRQGKRLYELARAGETIEVEARTVEVNKIEILDWRDGEFPELEVAIACGPGTYIRAIARDLGAALQTGGTLAKLIRTESCGLQLADSLTLEELETKLQEGTFNPITPAAALEHLASVSLASTQAHKWRQGQRILWEDIAERSLPELLQVYREDGVFLGIAQLVNSGDEHLLVPQMVFESIS, from the coding sequence GTGGAAGGTTTTCTTAATTTAAACAAACCATTTGGAATTACTTCCCACGATTGTGTAGCGCGATCGCGCCGACTTTTGCGCCTCAAACGTGTGGGACATGGGGGGACTTTAGACCCCGCTGCTACTGGCGTTTTACCTATTGCTCTGGGGAAGGCTACTCGCCTCTTACAATATCTGCGTGGGGATAAAGCTTACCGCGCCACAATTCGCCTGGGAGTCGCCACAACAACTGACGATTTACAAGGAGAAATTATAACTTCTAACCCCGTAACGGGGTTAAGTTTGGAAGAGGTCAAACAAGCACTAGGGCAATTTGAGGGAAAGATTCAACAAGTGCCACCTAATTATAGTGCTATTCAGCGACAGGGTAAGCGTCTTTATGAGTTAGCACGGGCTGGGGAAACTATAGAAGTTGAGGCGCGGACTGTTGAAGTCAATAAAATAGAAATTTTGGATTGGCGGGATGGTGAATTTCCAGAATTGGAAGTAGCGATCGCGTGTGGTCCTGGTACTTATATTAGAGCGATCGCTCGCGATTTAGGTGCAGCACTTCAAACTGGTGGAACTCTTGCTAAATTAATCCGTACGGAAAGTTGCGGGTTGCAACTTGCAGATAGTTTAACCTTAGAAGAATTAGAAACTAAGCTACAGGAAGGAACATTTAACCCAATTACACCAGCAGCAGCTTTAGAGCATTTAGCATCTGTAAGTTTAGCATCAACACAAGCACACAAATGGCGTCAGGGACAGCGGATTTTATGGGAGGATATCGCAGAGCGATCGCTACCTGAACTGTTGCAGGTTTATCGCGAAGATGGCGTTTTTTTAGGTATCGCTCAGTTAGTTAATTCAGGCGATGAACATCTGCTAGTTCCGCAGATGGTGTTTGAATCGATATCATAG
- a CDS encoding alpha/beta hydrolase: MNWLSPDALNVTSKLSPQQISARARYRLPSQAKLGIALLNLGFLLCSGTAMTQKALSAERIYINYGPLQFTLPIEDLEFYAKEGKIGGDLANYAGYLKPDQLAQLRQVLQTKADVGPVAIAQFLYSPQGETILRRVGEVIQTKSGQSGFYAIRAALIQAAADKNEGLTPLNVLRKFPTYGIRINSQRGFDIIDELSNTIRQSGQAIGAVEQQALAELAAETPSDSVRLMPLFRPTAGADQVVVGDRLMRDLRKPGPLSWDKETFTVNNIARNRSFSVDIYLPQLSGRDAQVIVISHGLGNNRETFVYLAKHLASYGFAVAVPEHPGSNADRLQEVINGFAREPAPPREFIDRPLDVKDLLNELQRIYRGRLNLQKVGAIGQSFGGYTALAVAGAKLNFEQIQKDCQLSNDSLNVSLLLQCRALLVPPTDYNLQDERIKAAIAINPISSTVFGQPGMSDIQVPLMLVASSADTVTPALPEQIQPFTWVTEQNKYLALFKEGTHFSTLARSPKDIPLPEGALGPDQRIAFDYVKALSLAFFQTYIAGNPEYQPYLSASYANSISQYAMPLNLIQSLTDIKKKQERANSTPPPIPPR; encoded by the coding sequence ATGAACTGGCTTTCTCCTGATGCGCTCAATGTAACGAGCAAACTTTCTCCCCAACAGATTTCTGCGAGAGCAAGGTATAGGCTGCCCTCACAGGCTAAGTTGGGAATCGCACTGTTAAACCTGGGATTTTTGCTGTGCAGCGGGACTGCAATGACGCAAAAAGCCTTGAGCGCGGAGCGAATTTATATTAACTACGGCCCATTGCAATTTACTCTCCCTATAGAAGATCTGGAATTTTATGCGAAGGAAGGGAAAATTGGCGGCGACTTAGCAAATTATGCTGGATATCTTAAGCCGGATCAGTTAGCGCAGTTGCGACAGGTTCTGCAAACGAAGGCTGATGTTGGTCCTGTAGCGATCGCCCAGTTTCTCTACTCGCCGCAGGGCGAAACTATCTTGCGACGGGTGGGCGAGGTAATTCAAACGAAATCGGGCCAATCGGGTTTTTATGCGATTCGCGCGGCTTTAATTCAAGCAGCTGCTGATAAAAATGAAGGCTTGACACCGCTGAACGTCTTACGAAAGTTTCCCACTTACGGCATTCGCATCAACTCACAGCGCGGCTTTGATATTATTGACGAGCTATCAAACACTATCCGTCAATCGGGGCAAGCAATCGGCGCTGTTGAACAGCAGGCGCTTGCTGAACTAGCAGCCGAAACTCCTAGCGATAGCGTTCGTCTGATGCCTTTGTTTCGACCAACTGCTGGCGCTGACCAAGTAGTGGTAGGCGATCGCTTGATGCGAGATTTGCGAAAACCAGGCCCCTTAAGCTGGGATAAAGAAACATTTACTGTTAATAATATTGCCCGCAACCGTTCTTTTTCTGTTGATATTTATCTTCCCCAGTTGAGCGGACGTGATGCACAAGTAATAGTAATTTCTCACGGACTGGGAAATAACCGCGAAACTTTTGTTTATTTAGCTAAACATTTAGCATCTTATGGATTTGCTGTTGCCGTACCGGAACATCCTGGCAGCAATGCCGATAGATTGCAGGAGGTTATCAACGGATTTGCGCGGGAACCTGCTCCTCCGCGAGAATTTATTGACCGACCTTTAGATGTGAAGGATCTGCTTAATGAATTGCAGCGAATATATAGAGGTCGGCTGAATTTGCAAAAAGTTGGTGCAATTGGTCAGTCTTTTGGAGGCTATACAGCTTTGGCTGTTGCTGGTGCAAAGCTTAATTTTGAGCAAATCCAGAAAGATTGCCAGCTATCGAATGATTCTTTAAATGTGTCCCTGTTGCTTCAGTGCCGTGCGCTTTTAGTGCCGCCTACTGATTATAATTTGCAGGATGAAAGAATTAAGGCAGCGATCGCTATTAATCCAATTTCTAGCACTGTTTTTGGCCAACCTGGCATGAGTGACATCCAAGTACCGCTGATGCTTGTTGCTAGCAGTGCGGATACGGTAACACCTGCTTTACCAGAACAGATTCAACCATTTACGTGGGTGACGGAGCAAAATAAATATCTTGCTCTGTTCAAAGAGGGAACGCATTTTTCTACGTTAGCGCGATCGCCGAAGGATATACCGCTTCCCGAAGGAGCGCTTGGGCCAGATCAAAGGATAGCTTTTGATTATGTAAAAGCTTTGAGCCTAGCTTTTTTTCAAACATACATCGCAGGTAATCCAGAATATCAGCCCTACCTTAGCGCTTCTTATGCCAATAGTATTAGTCAATATGCAATGCCTTTGAACCTCATTCAGTCACTCACTGATATCAAAAAGAAGCAAGAACGCGCTAATTCCACTCCACCACCAATACCACCACGATAA
- the argF gene encoding ornithine carbamoyltransferase produces the protein MEALKGRDLLSLADLNAEEIQGLLHLATQLKSGEVKLRCNKVLGLLFYKASTRTRVSFSVAMYQLGGQVIDLNPNVTQVSRGEPLADTARVLDRYLDIMAIRTFDQRDLEAFASYAKIPVINALSDLEHPCQVLADLLTVQECFGSLAGLTLTYLGDGNNMANSLMLGCALMGMNVRIATPPEYEPDISILEQARAIAAGRSEVMVTNDAKAAVSGAQVLYTDVWASMGQEDSADARIPIFQPYQVNDQLLKGAAKNAIVLHCLPAHRDEEITDAVIEGSQSRVWDQAENRMHAQKALLVSLLGAD, from the coding sequence TTGGAAGCACTGAAAGGAAGAGATTTACTGAGTTTGGCAGACCTGAATGCTGAGGAAATTCAGGGACTTTTGCACCTAGCCACACAGCTAAAAAGCGGTGAGGTAAAGTTGCGCTGTAACAAAGTTTTGGGACTGTTGTTTTACAAAGCTTCTACCCGCACCAGGGTTAGCTTTTCTGTTGCGATGTACCAACTAGGAGGACAGGTTATCGATCTCAACCCTAATGTAACTCAAGTCAGCCGAGGAGAACCGCTGGCAGATACAGCACGGGTATTAGACAGGTACCTGGACATTATGGCGATTCGGACGTTCGATCAGCGGGATTTGGAAGCGTTTGCCAGCTATGCCAAAATCCCGGTTATTAATGCTTTGAGCGACTTGGAGCATCCCTGTCAGGTTTTGGCGGATTTATTAACCGTTCAAGAGTGCTTTGGTTCTTTGGCGGGGCTGACTTTGACTTATTTGGGAGATGGCAATAATATGGCTAATTCTCTCATGCTGGGTTGCGCTCTGATGGGTATGAATGTCAGAATTGCCACGCCCCCAGAATACGAGCCGGACATCAGCATTCTAGAGCAGGCGCGGGCGATCGCTGCTGGACGTAGTGAAGTGATGGTGACAAATGATGCTAAAGCTGCGGTTTCCGGAGCGCAGGTACTATATACCGATGTCTGGGCGAGTATGGGGCAAGAAGATTCCGCTGATGCCAGGATTCCGATTTTTCAACCTTATCAGGTGAACGATCAACTGTTGAAGGGTGCGGCAAAAAACGCTATTGTCCTGCACTGTTTGCCCGCCCACCGCGACGAAGAAATTACTGATGCTGTCATAGAAGGTTCTCAGTCGCGAGTTTGGGATCAGGCGGAAAACAGAATGCACGCTCAAAAAGCTTTGCTGGTGAGTTTACTGGGAGCCGATTAA